A window from Acipenser ruthenus chromosome 36, fAciRut3.2 maternal haplotype, whole genome shotgun sequence encodes these proteins:
- the LOC131706611 gene encoding kinetochore-associated protein DSN1 homolog, producing the protein MYMAETSTAGQDLREQNKMTDQDLGVTLKDSCQDFQDEVIPLKVSTEQKSMAECEPGALEGTEPEPEEEEKEEEKGGEQAMQTRRVSRNKGPISLSPAPTKRRSSASPSPGGIRRKTPRTSPSPKCLSRKASPRGASPWGKSPSQGRAGWKSPKQRAGLSPRSRRKSWRRSISKAGARGRRSLPALPKDSAGLSQAISIEMPEHKRLAKLFQESVQFAIQKLETSLKPTEEVDLQEFKADITNEVNLLTESLEREGAFQKCTDKPQDVPPDPEMKKAMDEVRESVERLTGEYKAWDDLLHKHKSGAEEILRSLEQAKVSGVPLPPEQDLGSLDPSVAAVLRSKPDYQRILRGQIPVVSRLDLVMDSHQKLLRSLRSFQDEAERTLKETSSRLAASAFEGLEGSPVKKLLHLPKSC; encoded by the exons atgtatatggctGAAACTTCAACTGCAGGGCAAGATTTAAGAGAGCAAAACAAAATGACAGACCAGGACCTCGGCGTGACACTGAAAGACAG CTGTCAAGATTTTCAGGATGAAGTCATACCTCTGAAG GTTTCCACAGAACAGAAGTCTATGGCAGAGTGTGAGCCAGGGGCTTTGGAAGGCACTG AGCCTGaaccagaggaggaggagaaggaggaggagaaggggggAGAGCAGGCAATGCAGACGAGGCGCGTCTCCAGAAACAAAGGGCCCATCTCCCTGAGCCCTGCCCCAACGAAGCGTCGCTCCTCTGCGAGCCCCAGCCCCGGGGGGATACGCCGCAAGACCCCCcgcacctccccctcccccaagtGCCTGTCCAGGAAAGCCAGCCCCCGAGGAGCCAGTCCCTGGGGGAAAAGCCCCAGCCAGGGGCGGGCTGGCTGGAAGAGTCCCAAGCAGAGGGCAGGGCTGAGCCCTCGCAGCAGGAGAAAGTCCTGGAGGAGATCCATCAGCAAGGCAGGGGCCAGGGGGAGGAGGTCACTCCCAGCACTGCCCAAGGACTCTGCAG GGCTCAGTCAGGCTATCAGCATAGAAATGCCCGAGCATAAGAGGCTGGCCAAACTGTTTCAGGAGTCTGTCCAG tttgCAATACAGAAGCTTGAAACTTCTTTAAAACCCACAGAAGAGGTTGATCTGCAGGAGTTTAAAGCTGACA tcaCAAATGAGGTGAACCTGCTTACTGAGAGCTTGGAGCGCGAAGGAGCCTTTCAGAAATGCACCGACAAACCCCAAGA TGTTCCTCCAGACCCAGAGATGAAGAAAGCCATGGAcgaggtgagagagtctgtggAGAG GCTCACTGGGGAGTACAAAGCCTGGGATGATCTTCTTCACAAACACAAAAGTGGCGCTGAGGAAATTCTCCG CTCCCTGGAGCAGGCGAAGGTGTCTGGTGTACCCCTGCCCCCGGAGCAGGATCTGGGCTCACTAGACCCGTCTGTGGCTGCCGTGCTCCGCAGCAAACCGGACTATCAACGCATCCTGCGTGGCCAGATACCCGTCGTCAGCAGACTGGATCTGGTG ATGGATTCTCACCAGAAGCTGCTTCGCTCGCTGAGATCTTTTCAGGACGAGGCTGAGAGGACCCTAAAAGAAACATCCTCAAGACTCG ctGCCAGTGCTTTCGAAGGCCTGGAGGGATCTCCGGTCAAGAAGCTTCTCCATCTCCCCAAGAGCTGCTAG